The segment AGGGCCGCCACCAGGGCGTCGACCGATACCGGGTGCGCGGGTTCGGCGTCGAGCAGCGGGCTCAGGACGGCGCGGCGGGAGGCCGCGGCGGTCGCGTCGTAGAGCTCGGACGACAACGCCGCCAGGGTGTTGCCGTCGCGGTCGGTGCCGCCGATCTGCCAGGGGCGGCGGGGCAGCTGCAGCCAGGCGCGCGCCATGCCCAGCCAGCGCTGTTCCGTGGGGTGGTGCGCCCACGCGTCGACGGCGGTGGTGGGAGCGAAGACATCGTCGGCGGTGTAGTCGAGGTCCGAGAGGTCGGGGACGCCGCCGTCGAGCAGCCGTTGCCGCGCGAGGAGTTCGACGAGCAGTCCGACGCGGGGCACCGACAGCGCGGTGGTCTTCGCGAGCCGACGGAGCTCGCGGATGCCGAGGCCACCGGAGCGCAGCAGGGCGGCGGGCGCGGCGCCGAGCGCCTCGATCAGGTCGCCGGCGTGCCGGAGCAGTTCCAGCGCTTCACCGGCGCCCGCGGCGTCGACGGTGTCGGCGTCGAACCGCCCGGGGACGTCCGGATCGGTGAGGGCAGGCGGTCGTAGGGAGGCGGTGAGCAGCGGCGGCTGGTCGCGGAGGATCTGACCCACCTGCGGCGGCAGCTCGACGGTCTGCTCGTCGACCCGCGCCAGCAAGCCGAGAGAGATGAGAGTGGGCACCGGGGCCGACGGGTCGGCGTCCGGTGCGGCGTCGCGGCTGCGGCCGAGGGCGGGCCCTTGGGCGAGCGTCGCGAGCAGTTCACGGGGACGATCGCCTGCGCCGTCGACGCGGGCGCGGATCTCATCGGGTGTCAGGGAGGCCATCGGACCGAGCAGGTGGTTGGCGCGCCAGGGGAGCGCGGTGGGCAGGTGCGCGCCGCCCAACCAGTGCGTGTGCCTGCCGCGTTTGAGCGGTCCGGTGCCCCACAGGAGGCCCGCGGCGACGAGCGCGTCGAGGCGGGCGTCGACGTCCGCGCGGAGGGCGCGCTTGCCGAGGCGGGCGACCACCTCGTCGCGACCGATGGGACCGAGCAGTTCCTTGCGTTCACCGATCTCGGCGGCGGCATCGAGGAAGGTCTCGAGTACGGCGACGGAGAGCAGATCGAGGTTCTCGCCCGCCAGGGAGATCGACGCCGCGGACAGTGCACGAGCTGCGAGGACACCGGTGCCGCGGGGAGGAGGAGACGCGAGATCGGGCCGGGCGATCAGCAGGTCCGCGAGGGCGTCGTCGGACCGCGTGCTCAGGTCGTCGGCCAGACCGCGCAGCGGCAGGTCTGGGCTCATTCGGCCAACTTTACCGCTGGTGAGGCGGGCATGGCACAATGAGGCCGTGGCTAAGAAGACTGGATATGTGGACAACGGCTGGCCGACCGAGATCGGTGATCAGCACGCGGTGACCGAACTCGTCGCGCACCTCGCCGGAGCGCTTTCGCCGTTCGGCGACACCGAGTTCCCGAAGCCGGTGGACGACCTGCCTTACATTCACGCGAAGACCGTCGTCAACCGCTGATCTGAACGACGCTCTGACCGGCCGGACCGTGAGGTCCGGCCGGTTTTCGTGTCTATGGGGAGAGTCGGCGCGCGCGGAGACGAACTCTGCACCATGACCCGACCTCGCATACGCGAAGACCCCCGCCGGAGCGGGGGTCTTCGTCGTCAGATCAGAGTGCTCAGACTCAGAGGAGGTTGAGCAGGCCCTTGTTCTGGTTGTACAGCTTGAGCTGATCGGGGCTCAGGTTGAAGCCCGAGTTCTTCGCAGCGGTCCAGGCGTTCTTCACGGCCGGGTTCACGTTCTTGTTGTTGACCGCGTCGTCGACCTGGCTCTTGGCCTCATCGGAGGTCTTGGCGTCCGAGGTCTTCGGAGCCGGCGACTCCTGCTGCTTCGGAGCCAGCGGGTTGGCCGGAGCGGTCTTCGGCGCGGTGCGCTGGGTGGGGCCCGAGAGGACGCCGCCGCAGGTGGGCCATGCGCCGTTGCCCTGGGTCGCCAGGACGCGCTCGCCGATGGCGATCTGCTGCTCGCGGGTGGCCTGGTCGGCGCTCGGAGCGTACTGGGTGCCGCCGTGGGCCGCCCAGGTGCTCGGGCTGAACTGCAGGCCGCCCTGGTAGCCGTTGCCGGTGTTGATGGCCCAGTTGCCGCCGGACTCGCACTGTGCAACCTGGTTCCACTCGGCGTCCGTTGCGGCCGAAGCGTGGCCTGCGCCCAGGAGGGTGACTCCTGCGCCGCCGCCGATGATGCCGGCGGTGACTGCGATCTTGGCGAAAGTCTTGGTATTGGTCGTCTGCTTGGCGTGACGTCCGGACATAGAAGTTCTTTCCTCTCTCCACGCGCCTACGAGGTGAGCTGTCGGGTTCGAGCGAGAGGTGCTCGGCCCCGCTGGCATCACTGGATGTGACGCTGTCGGGACTTAACCCCAAGGCCGTTCGACGAGTCGATCGGCCGGTTCCTCAAGGGATGTTGGGTCCCCCGTCCTCGCTCCTGAAACTGCATTTGAGGTTGCTCCACCGGCGGAAGCGAGGCTGGGCGCGACCGGTGGAACAGTTCTTCGGGTGATCGCCGGGTCGACGACCGTCATGAACACTACGTCGTTCGAACGGCTGGGTCACCCGTTGCTTCAGACTCGGTTAACGCGCGGGTAGCACTGCGATTCGGACGAAATCACGTCGGCGCTGTTCAGGCCCATGACCCCCATCCCGTGTCCGGTTCGTTATCGATCTGTTATGTGAATAAGATCACACCGCAACTGAGACGTCGGCCACTCAAATCTGGGCGCGACGAGCCTCGAGCGCGCGGAAGCTGCTCGCGTGGAAGACCAGGGGGTCGACGGTGGGATCGCAGCGCAGCGACTCGATCGCCAGCAGCACGACGAAGTGGTCGCCCGCGGGGATCTCGGAGAACACCGTGCAGGCCAGGTGGGCCGTGGCGCCGGGAACGAAGACGGCACCAGACTCGTCGAAGATCGGATGGATGTCGGTGAACCGTTCCTCCGTC is part of the Gordonia phthalatica genome and harbors:
- a CDS encoding helicase-associated domain-containing protein, with protein sequence MSPDLPLRGLADDLSTRSDDALADLLIARPDLASPPPRGTGVLAARALSAASISLAGENLDLLSVAVLETFLDAAAEIGERKELLGPIGRDEVVARLGKRALRADVDARLDALVAAGLLWGTGPLKRGRHTHWLGGAHLPTALPWRANHLLGPMASLTPDEIRARVDGAGDRPRELLATLAQGPALGRSRDAAPDADPSAPVPTLISLGLLARVDEQTVELPPQVGQILRDQPPLLTASLRPPALTDPDVPGRFDADTVDAAGAGEALELLRHAGDLIEALGAAPAALLRSGGLGIRELRRLAKTTALSVPRVGLLVELLARQRLLDGGVPDLSDLDYTADDVFAPTTAVDAWAHHPTEQRWLGMARAWLQLPRRPWQIGGTDRDGNTLAALSSELYDATAAASRRAVLSPLLDAEPAHPVSVDALVAALGWRHPRQLRRMTRHTVAETLREATELGLVAHGSLTTAGRALLAAPVDDEAPTDVLAAMEAALPELIDYFLVQADLTVMVPGPLQPDTADRLRLLADLESGGAASMYRVTEDSVRRALDTGRSSTEIGAFLAEHSHTPVPQSLTYLIEDVARRHGRLRVGVAASFIRCDDTATLTEVLQSEAAADLSLRALAPTVAVSVAPFREVVDRLREAGFAPAGEDSSGALIDLRSRGVRVPTRTHGAGPTPRRSGIGPGQAHAVVSRMRTADRAAGPVSATASGAAGETVSALIQLALRTGRRLRIGYVDAQGSASRHVLHARSLAAGQLVADEDGGVEGLHFPLHRITRVEVL
- a CDS encoding transglycosylase family protein, which codes for MSGRHAKQTTNTKTFAKIAVTAGIIGGGAGVTLLGAGHASAATDAEWNQVAQCESGGNWAINTGNGYQGGLQFSPSTWAAHGGTQYAPSADQATREQQIAIGERVLATQGNGAWPTCGGVLSGPTQRTAPKTAPANPLAPKQQESPAPKTSDAKTSDEAKSQVDDAVNNKNVNPAVKNAWTAAKNSGFNLSPDQLKLYNQNKGLLNLL